Proteins found in one Pseudorasbora parva isolate DD20220531a chromosome 11, ASM2467924v1, whole genome shotgun sequence genomic segment:
- the hs3st1 gene encoding heparan sulfate glucosamine 3-O-sulfotransferase 1 encodes MEPIGRCVCVCAVRIKSGEVDPMAAVIFALLCVFPPVVPRPASVTSDPSPRLPDVIIIGVRKGGTRALLEMLKLHSQVMAAQSEVHFFDWDSHYQRGADWYASQMPSARPGQLTVEKTPAYFSSRRVPERIRQTTPEAKLLLIVREPTERLLSDYTQVFHNRLEKHKPQQTLETLLMRDGELNLDYKALNRSLYHEHLRHWLSVFPRSRMHLVDGDALIRDPLPEMKKVEEFLQLEPQINADNFYFNQTKGFHCLRQRGRERCLHASKGRKHPNVAPEILNKLYEYFREPNQKFFQLAGQTFDWK; translated from the exons gtgtgtgtgtgtgtgtgctgtcagGATAAAGTCTGGTGAGGTCGATCCAATGGCTGCCGTTATCTTTGCTCTGCTCTGCGTTTTCCCACCGGTCGTCCCGCGCCCCGCCtccgtgacctctgacccctcgCCCCGCCTCCCTGACGTCATCATCATCGGCGTGAGGAAGGGCGGGACTCGAGCGCTGCTGGAGATGCTGAAGCTCCACAGCCAGGTAATGGCGGCTCAGAGCGAGGTCCACTTCTTCGACTGGGACAGCCATTACCAGCGCGGCGCGGATTGGTACGCGTCCCAGATGCCGTCTGCGCGGCCGGGTCAGCTGACGGTGGAGAAGACTCCGGCCTACTTCAGCTCCAGGCGGGTTCCGGAGCGCATCCGCCAGACCACACCTGAGGCCAAACTGCTGCTGATCGTCCGAGAGCCCACGGAGCGCCTGCTGTCCGATTACACACAG GTCTTCCACAATCGTCTGGAGAAGCACAAGCCCCAGCAAACTCTGGAGACGCTGCTAATGCGGGACGGAGAGCTCAACCTGGACTACAAGGCCCTGAACCGCAGCCTGTACCACGAGCATTTGCGGCACTGGCTCAGTGTGTTCCCGCGGAGCCGCATGCATCTGGTGGATGGGGACGCGCTCATACGAGACCCTCTGCCGGAGATGAAGAAGGTGGAGGAGTTCCTTCAGCTGGAGCCGCAGATCAACGCTGACAACTTCTACTTCAACCAGACCAAAGGCTTCCACTGCCTGCGACAGCGCGGCCGCGAGCGATGCCTGCACGCGTCTAAAGGCCGAAAACATCCTAATGTGGCACCCGAGATCCTAAACAAACTCTACGAATACTTCCGCGAACCCAACCAGAAGTTCTTCCAGCTGGCCGGACAGACATTCGACTGGAAGTGA